A single Gemmatimonadota bacterium DNA region contains:
- a CDS encoding VOC family protein, with amino-acid sequence MHKVQGFGGFFFRAEDPEGLAKWYQDHLGINPAPTNMEMAPWVTESGVTVFSP; translated from the coding sequence GTGCATAAAGTTCAGGGATTCGGCGGGTTCTTCTTTCGGGCAGAGGATCCGGAAGGACTTGCGAAATGGTATCAGGATCACCTTGGCATCAATCCCGCGCCAACGAACATGGAGATGGCGCCCTGGGTGACCGAGTCCGGGGTCACGGTTTTCTCGCC